The following proteins are co-located in the Callithrix jacchus isolate 240 chromosome 10, calJac240_pri, whole genome shotgun sequence genome:
- the LARGE2 gene encoding xylosyl- and glucuronyltransferase LARGE2 isoform X1, giving the protein MLPRGRPRALGAAALLLLLLLLGFLLFGGDLGCERRELGGRAGAPGCFPGQLMPRVPPDWRLRGAAALDGDPLAGPRDRNPSDCGPQPPLPPKCELLHVAIVCAGHNSSRDVITLVKSMLFYRKNPLHLHLVTDAVARNILEMLFHTWMVPAVRVSFYNADELKPQVSWIPNKHYSGLYGLMKLVLPSTLPAELARVIVLDTDITFASDIAELWALFAHFSDMQAIGLVENQSDWYLGNLWKNHRPWPALGRGFNTGVILLRLDRLRHAGWEQMWRLTARQELLTLPATSLADQDIFNAVIKEHPGLVQPLPCVWNVQLSDHTLAERCYSEASDLKVIHWNSPKKLRVKNKHVEFFRNFYLTFLAYDGNLLRRGLFGCPSQPPSGAEQLQQALAQLDEEDPCFEFRQQQLTVHRVHITFLPHEPPPSRPHDVTLVAQLSMDRLQMLEALCRHWPGPMSLALYLTDAEAQQFLRFVEASPVLAARQDVAYHVVYREGPLYPVNQLRNVALAQALTPYVFLSDIDFLPAYSLYDYLRASIEQLGLGSRRKAALVVPAFETLHYRFSFPRSKVELLALLDAGALYTFSLAPIRPCCTGTTSGPAATHPQTMPAGGRLRPHTVCSGWPTMNPMWWCHVTVPAMTLDLWASAGTRWPTSWSWMPSSWGYRVSLELHLPRRPGKPGSHCSSAPPCRNLSSWCCLRPSPSICPTLPAWTSLTSVPAPPIVAASRPLRMNSTRTCPATMGLLPSNTSQPCSSPGALPEAPEAAPLSTGQTPGQPGLPSTIPAI; this is encoded by the exons ATGCTTCCCCGAGGGCGCCCCCGGGCGCTGGGGGCCGCCgcgctgttgctgctgctgcttctgctcgGATTCCTCCTGTTCGGTGGGGACCTGGGGTGTGAGCGCCGCGAGCTGGGCGGTAGAGCGGGGGCCCCGGGATGCTTCCCCGGCCAGCTAATGCCACGTGTCCCCCCAGACTGGAGGCTGCGGGGAGCCGCCGCCCTCGATGGAGACCCGCTGGCCGGCCCCAGGGACCGCAACCCCTCCGACTGCGGCCCGCAGCCGCCGCTGCCGCCGAAGTGCGAG CTCTTGCACGTGGCCATCGTGTGTGCGGGGCATAACTCCAGCCGAGACGTCATCACCCTGGTGAAGTCCATGCTCTTCTACAG GAAGAATCCACTGCACCTCCACTTGGTGACTGACGCCGTGGCCAGAAACATCCTGGAGATGCTCTTCCATACATGGATGGTGCCTGCTGTCCGTGTCAGCTTTTACAATGCTGATGAGCTCAAG CCCCAGGTCTCCTGGATCCCCAACAAGCACTACTCCGGCCTCTATGGGCTAATGAAGCTGGTGCTGCCCAGCACCTTGCCCGCTGAGCTGGCCCGCGTCATTGTCCTGGACACGGACATCACCTTCGCCTCTGACATCGCGGAGCTCTGGGCACTCTTTGCTCACTTTTCTG ACATGCAAGCGATCGGTCTCGTGGAGAACCAGAGTGACTGGTACCTGGGCAACCTCTGGAAGAACCACAGACCCTGGCCTGCCTTGGGCCGGGGATTTAACACAG GTGTGATTCTGCTGCGGCTTGACCGGCTCCGGCATGCTGGCTGGGAGCAGATGTGGAGGCTGACAGCCAGGCAGGAGCTCCTTACCCTACCTGCCACCTCACTGGCAGACCAG GACATCTTTAACGCTGTGATCAAGGAGCACCCGGGGCTGGTGCAGCCTCTGCCCTGTGTCTGGAATGTGCAGCTGTCGGACCACACACTGGCTGAGCGCTGCTACTCCGAGGCGTCTGACCTCAAG GTGATCCACTGGAACTCGCCAAAGAAGCTTCGGGTGAAGAACAAGCACGTGGAATTCTTCCGCAATTTCTACCTGACCTTCCTGGCGTACGACGGGAACCTGCTGAGGAGAGGGCTCTTTGGGTGCCCCAGCCAGCCCCCGTCTGGTGCTGAGCAG TTGCAGCAGGCCCTGGCACAGCTCGATGAGGAAGACCCCTGCTTTGAGTTCCGGCAGCAGCAGCTCACTGTGCACCGCGTGCACATCACTTTCCTGCctcatgagccaccaccctcCCGGCCTCACGATGTCACCCTTGTGGCCCAGTTGTCCATGGACCG GCTGCAGATGTTGGAAGCCCTGTGCAGGCACTGGCCTGGCCCCATGAGCCTGGCCTTGTACCTGACAGACGCAGAAGCCCAGCAGTTCTTGCGTTTCGTTGAGGCCTCCCCAGTGCTTGCCGCCCGGCAGGACGTGGCCTACCACGTCGTGTACCGTGAGGGGCCCCTGTACCCTGTCAACCAGCTCCGCAATGTGGCCTTAGCCCAGGCCCTCACGCCTTACGTCTTCCTCAGCGACATTGACTTTCTGCCTGCCTATTCTCTCTACGACTACCTCAG GGCCTCCATtgagcagctggggctgggcagcCGGCGGAAGGCAGCGCTGGTGGTGCCAGCATTCGAGACCCTGCACTACCGCTTCAGCTTCCCCCGTTCCAAGGTGGAGCTGCTGGCCTTGCTGGATGCAGGCGCTCTCTACACCTTCAG CCTGGCTCCCATCCGACCCTGCTGCACAGGTACCACGAGTGGCCCCGCGGCCACGCACCCACAGACTATGCCCGCTGGCGGGAGGCTCAGGCCCCATACAGTGTGCAGTGGGTGGCCGACTATGAACCCTATGTGGTGGTGCCACGTGACTGTCCCCGCTATGACCCTCGATTTGTGGGCTTCGGCTGGAACAAGGTGGCCCACATCATGGAGCTGGATGCCCAG CTCTTGGGGATACAGGGTAAGCCTGGAGCTGCACCTTCCCCGAAGGCCAGGCAAGCCAGGCAGCCACTGCTCCTCTGCCCCACCCTGCAGGAATTTGAGTTCCTGGTGCTGCCTGAGGCCTTCACCATCCATCTGCCCCACGCTCCCAGCCTGGACATCTCTCACTTCCGTTCCAGCCCCACCTATCGTGGCTGCTTCCAGGCCCTTAAGGATGAATTCCACCAGGACTTGTCCCGCCACTATGGGGCTGCTGCCCTCAAATACCTCCCAGCCCTGCAGCAGCCCTGGAGCCCTGCCCGAGGCTCCTGAGGCTGCCCCTCTTAGCACTGGGCAGACACCAGGGCAACCCGGCCTGCCCTCCACTATCCctgctatttaa
- the LARGE2 gene encoding xylosyl- and glucuronyltransferase LARGE2 isoform X9, whose translation MLPRGRPRALGAAALLLLLLLLGFLLFGGDLGCERRELGGRAGAPGCFPGQLMPRVPPDWRLRGAAALDGDPLAGPRDRNPSDCGPQPPLPPKCELLHVAIVCAGHNSSRDVITLVKSMLFYRKNPLHLHLVTDAVARNILEMLFHTWMVPAVRVSFYNADELKPQVSWIPNKHYSGLYGLMKLVLPSTLPAELARVIVLDTDITFASDIAELWALFAHFSDMQAIGLVENQSDWYLGNLWKNHRPWPALGRGFNTGVILLRLDRLRHAGWEQMWRLTARQELLTLPATSLADQDIFNAVIKEHPGLVQPLPCVWNVQLSDHTLAERCYSEASDLKVIHWNSPKKLRVKNKHVEFFRNFYLTFLAYDGNLLRRGLFGCPSQPPSGAEQLQQALAQLDEEDPCFEFRQQQLTVHRVHITFLPHEPPPSRPHDVTLVAQLSMDRLQMLEALCRHWPGPMSLALYLTDAEAQQFLRFVEASPVLAARQDVAYHVVYREGPLYPVNQLRNVALAQALTPYVFLSDIDFLPAYSLYDYLRASIEQLGLGSRRKAALVVPAFETLHYRFSFPRSKVELLALLDAGALYTFSLAPIRPCCTGTTSGPAATHPQTMPAGGRLRPHTVCSGWPTMNPMWWCHVTVPAMTLDLWASAGTRWPTSWSWMPRSWLTSGLPVPPPGCSSPGLRTHGDRGRDTKIFALA comes from the exons ATGCTTCCCCGAGGGCGCCCCCGGGCGCTGGGGGCCGCCgcgctgttgctgctgctgcttctgctcgGATTCCTCCTGTTCGGTGGGGACCTGGGGTGTGAGCGCCGCGAGCTGGGCGGTAGAGCGGGGGCCCCGGGATGCTTCCCCGGCCAGCTAATGCCACGTGTCCCCCCAGACTGGAGGCTGCGGGGAGCCGCCGCCCTCGATGGAGACCCGCTGGCCGGCCCCAGGGACCGCAACCCCTCCGACTGCGGCCCGCAGCCGCCGCTGCCGCCGAAGTGCGAG CTCTTGCACGTGGCCATCGTGTGTGCGGGGCATAACTCCAGCCGAGACGTCATCACCCTGGTGAAGTCCATGCTCTTCTACAG GAAGAATCCACTGCACCTCCACTTGGTGACTGACGCCGTGGCCAGAAACATCCTGGAGATGCTCTTCCATACATGGATGGTGCCTGCTGTCCGTGTCAGCTTTTACAATGCTGATGAGCTCAAG CCCCAGGTCTCCTGGATCCCCAACAAGCACTACTCCGGCCTCTATGGGCTAATGAAGCTGGTGCTGCCCAGCACCTTGCCCGCTGAGCTGGCCCGCGTCATTGTCCTGGACACGGACATCACCTTCGCCTCTGACATCGCGGAGCTCTGGGCACTCTTTGCTCACTTTTCTG ACATGCAAGCGATCGGTCTCGTGGAGAACCAGAGTGACTGGTACCTGGGCAACCTCTGGAAGAACCACAGACCCTGGCCTGCCTTGGGCCGGGGATTTAACACAG GTGTGATTCTGCTGCGGCTTGACCGGCTCCGGCATGCTGGCTGGGAGCAGATGTGGAGGCTGACAGCCAGGCAGGAGCTCCTTACCCTACCTGCCACCTCACTGGCAGACCAG GACATCTTTAACGCTGTGATCAAGGAGCACCCGGGGCTGGTGCAGCCTCTGCCCTGTGTCTGGAATGTGCAGCTGTCGGACCACACACTGGCTGAGCGCTGCTACTCCGAGGCGTCTGACCTCAAG GTGATCCACTGGAACTCGCCAAAGAAGCTTCGGGTGAAGAACAAGCACGTGGAATTCTTCCGCAATTTCTACCTGACCTTCCTGGCGTACGACGGGAACCTGCTGAGGAGAGGGCTCTTTGGGTGCCCCAGCCAGCCCCCGTCTGGTGCTGAGCAG TTGCAGCAGGCCCTGGCACAGCTCGATGAGGAAGACCCCTGCTTTGAGTTCCGGCAGCAGCAGCTCACTGTGCACCGCGTGCACATCACTTTCCTGCctcatgagccaccaccctcCCGGCCTCACGATGTCACCCTTGTGGCCCAGTTGTCCATGGACCG GCTGCAGATGTTGGAAGCCCTGTGCAGGCACTGGCCTGGCCCCATGAGCCTGGCCTTGTACCTGACAGACGCAGAAGCCCAGCAGTTCTTGCGTTTCGTTGAGGCCTCCCCAGTGCTTGCCGCCCGGCAGGACGTGGCCTACCACGTCGTGTACCGTGAGGGGCCCCTGTACCCTGTCAACCAGCTCCGCAATGTGGCCTTAGCCCAGGCCCTCACGCCTTACGTCTTCCTCAGCGACATTGACTTTCTGCCTGCCTATTCTCTCTACGACTACCTCAG GGCCTCCATtgagcagctggggctgggcagcCGGCGGAAGGCAGCGCTGGTGGTGCCAGCATTCGAGACCCTGCACTACCGCTTCAGCTTCCCCCGTTCCAAGGTGGAGCTGCTGGCCTTGCTGGATGCAGGCGCTCTCTACACCTTCAG CCTGGCTCCCATCCGACCCTGCTGCACAGGTACCACGAGTGGCCCCGCGGCCACGCACCCACAGACTATGCCCGCTGGCGGGAGGCTCAGGCCCCATACAGTGTGCAGTGGGTGGCCGACTATGAACCCTATGTGGTGGTGCCACGTGACTGTCCCCGCTATGACCCTCGATTTGTGGGCTTCGGCTGGAACAAGGTGGCCCACATCATGGAGCTGGATGCCCAG GAGCTGGCTGACCTCTGGCCTGCCCGTCCCACCGCCTGGCTGCAGCTCACCTGGACTGAGGACCCACGGAGACCGGGGAAGAG atacAAAGATTTTTGCCCTTGCATAA
- the LARGE2 gene encoding xylosyl- and glucuronyltransferase LARGE2 isoform X8: MLPRGRPRALGAAALLLLLLLLGFLLFGGDLGCERRELGGRAGAPGCFPGQLMPRVPPDWRLRGAAALDGDPLAGPRDRNPSDCGPQPPLPPKCELLHVAIVCAGHNSSRDVITLVKSMLFYRKNPLHLHLVTDAVARNILEMLFHTWMVPAVRVSFYNADELKPQVSWIPNKHYSGLYGLMKLVLPSTLPAELARVIVLDTDITFASDIAELWALFAHFSDMQAIGLVENQSDWYLGNLWKNHRPWPALGRGFNTGVILLRLDRLRHAGWEQMWRLTARQELLTLPATSLADQDIFNAVIKEHPGLVQPLPCVWNVQLSDHTLAERCYSEASDLKVIHWNSPKKLRVKNKHVEFFRNFYLTFLAYDGNLLRRGLFGCPSQPPSGAEQLQQALAQLDEEDPCFEFRQQQLTVHRVHITFLPHEPPPSRPHDVTLVAQLSMDRLQMLEALCRHWPGPMSLALYLTDAEAQQFLRFVEASPVLAARQDVAYHVVYREGPLYPVNQLRNVALAQALTPYVFLSDIDFLPAYSLYDYLRASIEQLGLGSRRKAALVVPAFETLHYRFSFPRSKVELLALLDAGALYTFSLAPIRPCCTGTTSGPAATHPQTMPAGGRLRPHTVCSGWPTMNPMWWCHVTVPAMTLDLWASAGTRWPTSWSWMPRSWLTSGLPVPPPGCSSPGLRTHGDRGRGEGPKAAGDG; the protein is encoded by the exons ATGCTTCCCCGAGGGCGCCCCCGGGCGCTGGGGGCCGCCgcgctgttgctgctgctgcttctgctcgGATTCCTCCTGTTCGGTGGGGACCTGGGGTGTGAGCGCCGCGAGCTGGGCGGTAGAGCGGGGGCCCCGGGATGCTTCCCCGGCCAGCTAATGCCACGTGTCCCCCCAGACTGGAGGCTGCGGGGAGCCGCCGCCCTCGATGGAGACCCGCTGGCCGGCCCCAGGGACCGCAACCCCTCCGACTGCGGCCCGCAGCCGCCGCTGCCGCCGAAGTGCGAG CTCTTGCACGTGGCCATCGTGTGTGCGGGGCATAACTCCAGCCGAGACGTCATCACCCTGGTGAAGTCCATGCTCTTCTACAG GAAGAATCCACTGCACCTCCACTTGGTGACTGACGCCGTGGCCAGAAACATCCTGGAGATGCTCTTCCATACATGGATGGTGCCTGCTGTCCGTGTCAGCTTTTACAATGCTGATGAGCTCAAG CCCCAGGTCTCCTGGATCCCCAACAAGCACTACTCCGGCCTCTATGGGCTAATGAAGCTGGTGCTGCCCAGCACCTTGCCCGCTGAGCTGGCCCGCGTCATTGTCCTGGACACGGACATCACCTTCGCCTCTGACATCGCGGAGCTCTGGGCACTCTTTGCTCACTTTTCTG ACATGCAAGCGATCGGTCTCGTGGAGAACCAGAGTGACTGGTACCTGGGCAACCTCTGGAAGAACCACAGACCCTGGCCTGCCTTGGGCCGGGGATTTAACACAG GTGTGATTCTGCTGCGGCTTGACCGGCTCCGGCATGCTGGCTGGGAGCAGATGTGGAGGCTGACAGCCAGGCAGGAGCTCCTTACCCTACCTGCCACCTCACTGGCAGACCAG GACATCTTTAACGCTGTGATCAAGGAGCACCCGGGGCTGGTGCAGCCTCTGCCCTGTGTCTGGAATGTGCAGCTGTCGGACCACACACTGGCTGAGCGCTGCTACTCCGAGGCGTCTGACCTCAAG GTGATCCACTGGAACTCGCCAAAGAAGCTTCGGGTGAAGAACAAGCACGTGGAATTCTTCCGCAATTTCTACCTGACCTTCCTGGCGTACGACGGGAACCTGCTGAGGAGAGGGCTCTTTGGGTGCCCCAGCCAGCCCCCGTCTGGTGCTGAGCAG TTGCAGCAGGCCCTGGCACAGCTCGATGAGGAAGACCCCTGCTTTGAGTTCCGGCAGCAGCAGCTCACTGTGCACCGCGTGCACATCACTTTCCTGCctcatgagccaccaccctcCCGGCCTCACGATGTCACCCTTGTGGCCCAGTTGTCCATGGACCG GCTGCAGATGTTGGAAGCCCTGTGCAGGCACTGGCCTGGCCCCATGAGCCTGGCCTTGTACCTGACAGACGCAGAAGCCCAGCAGTTCTTGCGTTTCGTTGAGGCCTCCCCAGTGCTTGCCGCCCGGCAGGACGTGGCCTACCACGTCGTGTACCGTGAGGGGCCCCTGTACCCTGTCAACCAGCTCCGCAATGTGGCCTTAGCCCAGGCCCTCACGCCTTACGTCTTCCTCAGCGACATTGACTTTCTGCCTGCCTATTCTCTCTACGACTACCTCAG GGCCTCCATtgagcagctggggctgggcagcCGGCGGAAGGCAGCGCTGGTGGTGCCAGCATTCGAGACCCTGCACTACCGCTTCAGCTTCCCCCGTTCCAAGGTGGAGCTGCTGGCCTTGCTGGATGCAGGCGCTCTCTACACCTTCAG CCTGGCTCCCATCCGACCCTGCTGCACAGGTACCACGAGTGGCCCCGCGGCCACGCACCCACAGACTATGCCCGCTGGCGGGAGGCTCAGGCCCCATACAGTGTGCAGTGGGTGGCCGACTATGAACCCTATGTGGTGGTGCCACGTGACTGTCCCCGCTATGACCCTCGATTTGTGGGCTTCGGCTGGAACAAGGTGGCCCACATCATGGAGCTGGATGCCCAG GAGCTGGCTGACCTCTGGCCTGCCCGTCCCACCGCCTGGCTGCAGCTCACCTGGACTGAGGACCCACGGAGACCGGGGAAGAGGTGAGGGCCCAAAGGCTGCTGGGGACGGGTAG
- the LARGE2 gene encoding xylosyl- and glucuronyltransferase LARGE2 isoform X14, with product MLPRGRPRALGAAALLLLLLLLGFLLFGGDLGCERRELGGRAGAPGCFPGQLMPRVPPDWRLRGAAALDGDPLAGPRDRNPSDCGPQPPLPPKCELLHVAIVCAGHNSSRDVITLVKSMLFYRKNPLHLHLVTDAVARNILEMLFHTWMVPAVRVSFYNADELKPQVSWIPNKHYSGLYGLMKLVLPSTLPAELARVIVLDTDITFASDIAELWALFAHFSDMQAIGLVENQSDWYLGNLWKNHRPWPALGRGFNTGVILLRLDRLRHAGWEQMWRLTARQELLTLPATSLADQDIFNAVIKEHPGLVQPLPCVWNVQLSDHTLAERCYSEASDLKVIHWNSPKKLRVKNKHVEFFRNFYLTFLAYDGNLLRRGLFGCPSQPPSGAEQLQQALAQLDEEDPCFEFRQQQLTVHRVHITFLPHEPPPSRPHDVTLVAQLSMDRLQMLEALCRHWPGPMSLALYLTDAEAQQFLRFVEASPVLAARQDVAYHVVYREGPLYPVNQLRNVALAQALTPYVFLSDIDFLPAYSLYDYLRASIEQLGLGSRRKAALVVPAFETLHYRFSFPRSKVELLALLDAGALYTFRSWLTSGLPVPPPGCSSPGLRTHGDRGRGEGPKAAGDG from the exons ATGCTTCCCCGAGGGCGCCCCCGGGCGCTGGGGGCCGCCgcgctgttgctgctgctgcttctgctcgGATTCCTCCTGTTCGGTGGGGACCTGGGGTGTGAGCGCCGCGAGCTGGGCGGTAGAGCGGGGGCCCCGGGATGCTTCCCCGGCCAGCTAATGCCACGTGTCCCCCCAGACTGGAGGCTGCGGGGAGCCGCCGCCCTCGATGGAGACCCGCTGGCCGGCCCCAGGGACCGCAACCCCTCCGACTGCGGCCCGCAGCCGCCGCTGCCGCCGAAGTGCGAG CTCTTGCACGTGGCCATCGTGTGTGCGGGGCATAACTCCAGCCGAGACGTCATCACCCTGGTGAAGTCCATGCTCTTCTACAG GAAGAATCCACTGCACCTCCACTTGGTGACTGACGCCGTGGCCAGAAACATCCTGGAGATGCTCTTCCATACATGGATGGTGCCTGCTGTCCGTGTCAGCTTTTACAATGCTGATGAGCTCAAG CCCCAGGTCTCCTGGATCCCCAACAAGCACTACTCCGGCCTCTATGGGCTAATGAAGCTGGTGCTGCCCAGCACCTTGCCCGCTGAGCTGGCCCGCGTCATTGTCCTGGACACGGACATCACCTTCGCCTCTGACATCGCGGAGCTCTGGGCACTCTTTGCTCACTTTTCTG ACATGCAAGCGATCGGTCTCGTGGAGAACCAGAGTGACTGGTACCTGGGCAACCTCTGGAAGAACCACAGACCCTGGCCTGCCTTGGGCCGGGGATTTAACACAG GTGTGATTCTGCTGCGGCTTGACCGGCTCCGGCATGCTGGCTGGGAGCAGATGTGGAGGCTGACAGCCAGGCAGGAGCTCCTTACCCTACCTGCCACCTCACTGGCAGACCAG GACATCTTTAACGCTGTGATCAAGGAGCACCCGGGGCTGGTGCAGCCTCTGCCCTGTGTCTGGAATGTGCAGCTGTCGGACCACACACTGGCTGAGCGCTGCTACTCCGAGGCGTCTGACCTCAAG GTGATCCACTGGAACTCGCCAAAGAAGCTTCGGGTGAAGAACAAGCACGTGGAATTCTTCCGCAATTTCTACCTGACCTTCCTGGCGTACGACGGGAACCTGCTGAGGAGAGGGCTCTTTGGGTGCCCCAGCCAGCCCCCGTCTGGTGCTGAGCAG TTGCAGCAGGCCCTGGCACAGCTCGATGAGGAAGACCCCTGCTTTGAGTTCCGGCAGCAGCAGCTCACTGTGCACCGCGTGCACATCACTTTCCTGCctcatgagccaccaccctcCCGGCCTCACGATGTCACCCTTGTGGCCCAGTTGTCCATGGACCG GCTGCAGATGTTGGAAGCCCTGTGCAGGCACTGGCCTGGCCCCATGAGCCTGGCCTTGTACCTGACAGACGCAGAAGCCCAGCAGTTCTTGCGTTTCGTTGAGGCCTCCCCAGTGCTTGCCGCCCGGCAGGACGTGGCCTACCACGTCGTGTACCGTGAGGGGCCCCTGTACCCTGTCAACCAGCTCCGCAATGTGGCCTTAGCCCAGGCCCTCACGCCTTACGTCTTCCTCAGCGACATTGACTTTCTGCCTGCCTATTCTCTCTACGACTACCTCAG GGCCTCCATtgagcagctggggctgggcagcCGGCGGAAGGCAGCGCTGGTGGTGCCAGCATTCGAGACCCTGCACTACCGCTTCAGCTTCCCCCGTTCCAAGGTGGAGCTGCTGGCCTTGCTGGATGCAGGCGCTCTCTACACCTTCAG GAGCTGGCTGACCTCTGGCCTGCCCGTCCCACCGCCTGGCTGCAGCTCACCTGGACTGAGGACCCACGGAGACCGGGGAAGAGGTGAGGGCCCAAAGGCTGCTGGGGACGGGTAG
- the LARGE2 gene encoding xylosyl- and glucuronyltransferase LARGE2 isoform X2 yields the protein MLPRGRPRALGAAALLLLLLLLGFLLFGGDLGCERRELGGRAGAPGCFPGQLMPRVPPDWRLRGAAALDGDPLAGPRDRNPSDCGPQPPLPPKCELLHVAIVCAGHNSSRDVITLVKSMLFYRKNPLHLHLVTDAVARNILEMLFHTWMVPAVRVSFYNADELKPQVSWIPNKHYSGLYGLMKLVLPSTLPAELARVIVLDTDITFASDIAELWALFAHFSDMQAIGLVENQSDWYLGNLWKNHRPWPALGRGFNTGVILLRLDRLRHAGWEQMWRLTARQELLTLPATSLADQDIFNAVIKEHPGLVQPLPCVWNVQLSDHTLAERCYSEASDLKVIHWNSPKKLRVKNKHVEFFRNFYLTFLAYDGNLLRRGLFGCPSQPPSGAEQLQQALAQLDEEDPCFEFRQQQLTVHRVHITFLPHEPPPSRPHDVTLVAQLSMDRLQMLEALCRHWPGPMSLALYLTDAEAQQFLRFVEASPVLAARQDVAYHVVYREGPLYPVNQLRNVALAQALTPYVFLSDIDFLPAYSLYDYLRASIEQLGLGSRRKAALVVPAFETLHYRFSFPRSKVELLALLDAGALYTFRYHEWPRGHAPTDYARWREAQAPYSVQWVADYEPYVVVPRDCPRYDPRFVGFGWNKVAHIMELDAQELADLWPARPTAWLQLTWTEDPRRPGKRYKDFCPCIKNQCPNDDTRTHKDSRDLTDTMIPNLPCKVSATLNWTVSLKNSFSIPYFSFCYQESKMNKIKLSLKKKRTKTKI from the exons ATGCTTCCCCGAGGGCGCCCCCGGGCGCTGGGGGCCGCCgcgctgttgctgctgctgcttctgctcgGATTCCTCCTGTTCGGTGGGGACCTGGGGTGTGAGCGCCGCGAGCTGGGCGGTAGAGCGGGGGCCCCGGGATGCTTCCCCGGCCAGCTAATGCCACGTGTCCCCCCAGACTGGAGGCTGCGGGGAGCCGCCGCCCTCGATGGAGACCCGCTGGCCGGCCCCAGGGACCGCAACCCCTCCGACTGCGGCCCGCAGCCGCCGCTGCCGCCGAAGTGCGAG CTCTTGCACGTGGCCATCGTGTGTGCGGGGCATAACTCCAGCCGAGACGTCATCACCCTGGTGAAGTCCATGCTCTTCTACAG GAAGAATCCACTGCACCTCCACTTGGTGACTGACGCCGTGGCCAGAAACATCCTGGAGATGCTCTTCCATACATGGATGGTGCCTGCTGTCCGTGTCAGCTTTTACAATGCTGATGAGCTCAAG CCCCAGGTCTCCTGGATCCCCAACAAGCACTACTCCGGCCTCTATGGGCTAATGAAGCTGGTGCTGCCCAGCACCTTGCCCGCTGAGCTGGCCCGCGTCATTGTCCTGGACACGGACATCACCTTCGCCTCTGACATCGCGGAGCTCTGGGCACTCTTTGCTCACTTTTCTG ACATGCAAGCGATCGGTCTCGTGGAGAACCAGAGTGACTGGTACCTGGGCAACCTCTGGAAGAACCACAGACCCTGGCCTGCCTTGGGCCGGGGATTTAACACAG GTGTGATTCTGCTGCGGCTTGACCGGCTCCGGCATGCTGGCTGGGAGCAGATGTGGAGGCTGACAGCCAGGCAGGAGCTCCTTACCCTACCTGCCACCTCACTGGCAGACCAG GACATCTTTAACGCTGTGATCAAGGAGCACCCGGGGCTGGTGCAGCCTCTGCCCTGTGTCTGGAATGTGCAGCTGTCGGACCACACACTGGCTGAGCGCTGCTACTCCGAGGCGTCTGACCTCAAG GTGATCCACTGGAACTCGCCAAAGAAGCTTCGGGTGAAGAACAAGCACGTGGAATTCTTCCGCAATTTCTACCTGACCTTCCTGGCGTACGACGGGAACCTGCTGAGGAGAGGGCTCTTTGGGTGCCCCAGCCAGCCCCCGTCTGGTGCTGAGCAG TTGCAGCAGGCCCTGGCACAGCTCGATGAGGAAGACCCCTGCTTTGAGTTCCGGCAGCAGCAGCTCACTGTGCACCGCGTGCACATCACTTTCCTGCctcatgagccaccaccctcCCGGCCTCACGATGTCACCCTTGTGGCCCAGTTGTCCATGGACCG GCTGCAGATGTTGGAAGCCCTGTGCAGGCACTGGCCTGGCCCCATGAGCCTGGCCTTGTACCTGACAGACGCAGAAGCCCAGCAGTTCTTGCGTTTCGTTGAGGCCTCCCCAGTGCTTGCCGCCCGGCAGGACGTGGCCTACCACGTCGTGTACCGTGAGGGGCCCCTGTACCCTGTCAACCAGCTCCGCAATGTGGCCTTAGCCCAGGCCCTCACGCCTTACGTCTTCCTCAGCGACATTGACTTTCTGCCTGCCTATTCTCTCTACGACTACCTCAG GGCCTCCATtgagcagctggggctgggcagcCGGCGGAAGGCAGCGCTGGTGGTGCCAGCATTCGAGACCCTGCACTACCGCTTCAGCTTCCCCCGTTCCAAGGTGGAGCTGCTGGCCTTGCTGGATGCAGGCGCTCTCTACACCTTCAG GTACCACGAGTGGCCCCGCGGCCACGCACCCACAGACTATGCCCGCTGGCGGGAGGCTCAGGCCCCATACAGTGTGCAGTGGGTGGCCGACTATGAACCCTATGTGGTGGTGCCACGTGACTGTCCCCGCTATGACCCTCGATTTGTGGGCTTCGGCTGGAACAAGGTGGCCCACATCATGGAGCTGGATGCCCAG GAGCTGGCTGACCTCTGGCCTGCCCGTCCCACCGCCTGGCTGCAGCTCACCTGGACTGAGGACCCACGGAGACCGGGGAAGAG atacAAAGATTTTTGCCCTTGCATAAAAAACCAGTGCCCGAACGATGACACAAGGACTCACAAAGACTCACGGGACCTCACTGACACTATGATTCCTAATCTACCATGCAAGGTCTCGGCTACCCTTAATTGGACTGTCAGCCTGAAAAACAGCTTTTCTATtccttattttagtttttgttaccaagaaagtaaaatgaataaaataaaactttccttaaagaaaaaaagaacaaaaacaaaaatttaa